CCAGGGCCTTGGCAAAGACGGCGTACTCGCTCAGGCTCTGCATGGTTTCCCACATCTTGACCTTTTCGCCGGCCAGGCTGGCGTTGTCCTTGAGGAGTTCATCCTGACCGGCCATCAGTGACTTGATGATGGCATCGAGCTGGGTCTGGGCTGATTCATACTTCTGGAAGTACTTGGCCATCTTGTTGCCGCCGGGGATGAAGCCCAAGATCTTGCGGCCGACACCTAGATCGGCGTTGTTGGGCGTCAAGGATTCGACGGTGCTGCGCAGATCGTTCAACGTCCCGGCAACCTGGGCCTGCGGGCCGTTGCCGCTCTTCTTGGAACCGGCAACCGAGGTGGAAGAACGCTCCAACATGCGGCTGGAAGCATCGGAGGAGTTTGACATTTCATCGCCGCCCAGCTTTGAAATGCCATCCACCTTGGATGTGAATTCGGGGCTGCGAGCATCCACCGTGGCGATTTCTGCAATGAACTCTGCGGCCTGACGGCTGATCTCTACTTGGCGTTCCGCGGGAACGGGAACCATGCCGGGGGCTTCTTCCGCCACAACAATTTCCGGGGCGTCGGGGGCCTTCAGGACGAGGGCAGTTTCGGCTGCTGTGGGCGGGGTCAAAGGTGAAGTCATGGTGAGATCCAATTTTCCAAGTTGTTGGAGGTTGCTGAAGTGCAGAAGTGTGGCTGAAGAGGGCCCACGCGGCAATACCGGCTCGTTGGGCCCACGCTCGCCAGGTACCTGACAAATCGCGTCAGCGATTTATCAGGCCGGCGAGTGGGGACTAGCCCAGCGGCACGCCGAAGTCGGTGGCGATGCCGGCCAGGCCGCTGGCGTAGCCCTGACCTACGGCCTTGAACTTC
The Arthrobacter alpinus genome window above contains:
- a CDS encoding toxic anion resistance protein; the encoded protein is MTSPLTPPTAAETALVLKAPDAPEIVVAEEAPGMVPVPAERQVEISRQAAEFIAEIATVDARSPEFTSKVDGISKLGGDEMSNSSDASSRMLERSSTSVAGSKKSGNGPQAQVAGTLNDLRSTVESLTPNNADLGVGRKILGFIPGGNKMAKYFQKYESAQTQLDAIIKSLMAGQDELLKDNASLAGEKVKMWETMQSLSEYAVFAKALDAACVEKIDATRASGQIEQAQKLEADVLFPIRQRHQDILTQLAVSVQGYLAMDLVRKNNLELIKGVDRARTTTISALRTAVIVAQALANQKMVLDQIDAINTTTNNMILKTSEMLKDQTVRIHQQAASSGVSVETLQKAFDNVFETMDAIDTFRASAAKNMEGTVHALEDGLAKAKPYLERSRQSERE